Proteins encoded in a region of the Poecilia reticulata strain Guanapo linkage group LG14, Guppy_female_1.0+MT, whole genome shotgun sequence genome:
- the LOC103475690 gene encoding von Willebrand factor A domain-containing protein 7-like — translation MTKLAVLCFLLLLTGVEGFKISNIVFNHFNGDSLIHEEITARAILNVTLQVCRALALSEGKTFSFPPQPFSAGAVAAACDASKSTKSFIDTIERIQKSNHQVDKDYVLSPSHHCDDESIAAGQFLITLGLTAVKASNKQQNFALATSILGETLHTLQDFYSHTNWVEIGNTFPNSNLIKTNGDVGKIADITRPTCRSCDGEDCRNNILEDILKEQILTSGYFSLYPFSTKPAGKCSHGGSFDRTKGIEPTGGINKDSFDSEHGHLHNQAANVAIAATSELLEDVRSAAGDKAFLQMMGLFKGRPLCFCVDTTGSMGDDIDAVRTVTSSIIDSKVGTEDEPSVYILVPFNDPEFGPLLQTXDPEVFKSYINLLTPNGGGDAPEMSLSGLQLALTGAPPNSEIFVFTDAAAKDDYLKDTVLALIEQTKSVVNFMITDVLGLRRRRQADNNQQQQQSVRMSRAGGQLYRDLAQASGGQAVEVTKGQLLEAINILTESTSSSLVTLLQASRNPGKSEHFTFVVDDTVKNLTIYITGSSVDFSLVSPSGVIQNIANTTGSSIISYQSVGNLQTVQLQTEGGLWELQILSTSPYSVKVVGETSVNIRLPFSEHLAY, via the exons ATGACCAAGTTGGCTGTGTTGTGTTTCCTGCTTCTGCTGACTGGAGTTGAAggatttaaaatatcaaatattgtttttaatcattttaacgGAGACTCATTGATTCATGAAGAGATCACAGCGAGAGCAATCCTAAATGTCACTCTACAGGTGTGCCGTGCACTGGCTTTGTCTGAGGGAAAGACCTTCTCTTTTCCT cCACAACCTTTCTCTGCTGGGGCTGTAGCAGCTGCATGTGACGCATCAAAATCAACCAAAAGTTTCATCGACACCATTGAGAGGATCCAGAAAAGTAACCACCAAGTAGACAAGGATTATGTGCTGAGTCCAAGTCATCACTGTGATGATGAAAGCATAGCAGCAGGACAGTTTCTCATTACACTTGGCTTAACAGCTGTGAAGGCTTCCAACAAGCAACAAAACTTTGCTTTAGCGACATCAATTCTKGGAGAGACACTCCATACCTTACAG gatttCTACAGTCACACTAACTGGGTGGAAATAGGCAACACGTTCCCAAACTCCAATCTGATCAAAACAAATGGCGATGTTGGAAAAATAGCAG ACATAACGAGACCAACTTGCCGCAGCTGTGATGGAGAGGACTgcagaaataatattttggagGATATCTTAAAGGAACAAATCCTTACTTCGGGATATTTTTCACTGTATCCATTTTCTACAAAACCAGCAG GAAAATGCAGCCATGGAGGGTCATTTGATCGAACAAAAGGAATTGAGCCTACAGGTGGGATCAACAAAGATTCGTTTGACTCTGAACACGGACATCTTCACAACCAAGCAGCAAACGTGGCGATAGCAGCAACCAGTGAGCTGCTGGAGGAYGTTCGCAGTGCTGCTGGAGACAAAGCATTCCTTCA GATGATGGGACTGTTCAAAGGGAGACCACTTTGTTTTTGCGTGGACACCACAGGAAGCATGGGGGATGACATTGACGCAGTGAGGACGGTCACATCATCGATTATTGACAGTAAAGTGGGAACAGAAGACGAACCGTCCGTTTACATTCTCGTTCCATTCAATGATCCAG AATTTGGGCCTCTGCTTCAGACAWCAGACCCAGAGGTTTTCAAGAGTTACATCAACTTACTAACACCAAATGGAGGTGGAGATGCTCCAGAAATGAGCCTTTCTGGACTTCAG CTGGCTTTAACTGGTGCGCCTCCCAATTCGGAGATCTTCGTTTTCACGGATGCAGCAGCTAAAGACGACTACCTGAAAGACACAGTGCTAGCACTCATAGAACAGACCAAGTCTGTG GTGAACTTCATGATAACTGATGTACTTGGCCTTCGCCGTCGGAGACAAGCAGAYaacaaccaacaacaacaacaaagtgttCGGATGTCAAGAGCAGGTGGTCAGCTGTACAGAGACCTGGCTCAGGCTTCAGGAGGTCAGGCTGTTGAAGTCACAAAAGGTCAGCTGCTGGAGGCCATCAACATCCTAACTGAATCCACCAGCTCCTCTCTG GTGACCCTTCTGCAAGCATCCAGGAATCCTGGAAAATCAGAACATTTCACTTTTGTAGTTGATGACACAGTAAAAAACTTAACCATTTACATCACAGGAAGTTCTGTAGATTTTAGTCTCGTYAGTCCTTCAG GGGTGATTCAAAATATTGCCAACACAACTGGATCTTCAatcatttcatatcagtcggtTGGAAACCTTCAGACTGTGCAGCTGCAAACAGAAGGAGGACTGTGGGAATTACAAATTTTGTCAACCAGTCCCTACAGTGTGAAAGTTGTAGGTGAGACATCTGTAAATATAAGGCTGCCATTTTCAGAACATCTGGCATATTGA
- the LOC103475601 gene encoding protein ABHD15: MESYVLDCLLCLLPCSLFFLLCLGLRWPGFCSWVNVAVRAAGWKLWVTTCLILDLPLPHSDEELKPPETSSGQTSDGPRLICKPSALARYLLQHCGSLTKAKLAXWPWGDPHLQTVSSQVCGEHADSIQFTRELLLLKDGGVVALDWANRXSEVKKEQQSGRKXLGCFTSTPPVLLLIPQAWGGTTPHLRRLSQQAARQGFSVVVFHHRGTAGSPLTTARICEFGDPADLEQAVLYVRSRHPSSVLVAVSEGSGSAVLLSYLGERGSSTCLTAAAAISPVLLGQRWFESAMPPLYRWGVLFHRKMQLXRYVSALRGILDVDRALRSSSLRDFEEALFCFPTEKASPSTERNPASPSLRGLTSAAAWALGERAYPAADWESYWARNEPLRDADEVAVPVLCICSSDDPLLPPASTLPVSLFQSNPYFLLALTDRGGHCGFALDAXQQTDEGRTSSEDEDEGIWSHIAVLEFLRVASDFLKEAERDWKSWRGQQEVNGVRGQKXKMNAAAMPRRRRGAMMKRSRPQPAGQSGVDDVDGDPFTWKRSYTR, translated from the exons ATGGAGTCATACGTGTTGGATTGTTTGTTATGTTTGCTCCCATGCTCcttgtttttcctgctgtgtttgggtCTGCGCTGGCCGGGGTTCTGCAGTTGGGTAAATGTGGCTGTCAGGGCTGCAGGCTGGAAGCTGTGGGTCACAACGTGCCTGATCCTGGATCTGCCGCTGCCGCACAGCGACGAGGAGCTGAAGCCACCAGAGACGTCATCAGGTCAGACCTCAGATGGACCCAGGCTCATCTGTAAACCCTCTGCACTGGCCAGGTACCTGCTGCAGCACTGTGGCTCGCTCACAAAGGCAAAACTGGCCTRCTGGCCCTGGGGTGACCCYCACCTGCAGACGGTCTCCAGCCAAGTGTGTGGAGAACATGCAGACAGCATCCAGTTCACCAGAGAGCTCCTGCTGCTGAAGGACGGGGGGGTCGTGGCTCTGGACTGGGCRAACAGGARGTCGGAGGTGAAGAAGGAGCAGCAGTCAGGGAGGAAGGYGCTCGGGTGTTTCACCTCGACGCCCCCCGTCCTGCTCCTCATCCCTCAGGCCTGGGGAGGGACGACCCCCCACCTGCGGCGGCTCAGCCAGCAGGCCGCGCGGCAGGGSTTCTCTGTGGTCGTGTTTCACCATCGKGGCACAGCYGGGTCGCCCCTCACCACAGCAAGAATCTGTGAGTTTGGAGACCCGGCGGATCTGGAGCAG GCGGTGCTGTATGTCCGCAGTCGGCACCCGTCCTCCGTGTTGGTTGCGGTGAGTGAAGGATCGGGCTCCGCSGTCCTGCTGTCCTACTTGGGCGAGCGAGGTTCAAGCACCTGcctaacagcagctgcagccatcTCACCTGTGTTGCTGGGGCAACGGTGGTTTGAAAGCGCCATGCCGCCTCTTTACCGCTGGGGGGTgctatttcacagaaaaatgcaGCTGRGCAG ATACGTCAGTGCGCTCAGAGGAATCCTGGATGTGGATCGTGCCCTCAGATCCTCCAGCCTCAGAGATTTTGAAGAAGCTCTTTTCTGCTTTCCCACTGAGAAAGCTTCTCCATCCACMGAGAGAAACCCTGCATCTCCCTCCCTCAGGGGCCTAACGTCAGCAGCGGCCTGGGCACTGGGTGAAAGAGCCTACCCAGCAGCGGACTGGGAGAGCTACTGGGCGAGGAACGAACCTCTGAGAGATGCAGATGAGGTGGCGGTCCCAGTGCTCTGCATCTGCAGCTCTGATgatcctctcctccctccagcCTCCACKCTCCCGGTTTCCCTTTTCCAGAGCAACCCTTACTTCCTGCTGGCGCTAACGGACAGAGGAGGGCACTGCGGGTTCGCCCTGGACGCCGRGCAGCAGACGGATGAAGGCAGGACAAGcagtgaggatgaggatgaaggTATCTGGAGTCATATCGCAGTGCTGGAGTTCCTAAGAGTGGCGTCTGACTTCCTGAAAGAGGCGGAAAGGGATTGGAAAAGCTGGAGAGGCCAACAGGAAGTGAACGGCGTCAGAGGCCAGAAGARCAAGATGAACGCTGCAGCGATGCCTCGTCGGAGGAGAGGCGCCATGATGAAGAGATCCAGACCCCAGCCAGCAGGGCAGAGCGGCGTGGACGATGTGGATGGAGACCCTTTCACCTGGAAGAGGTCTTACACGCGATAA
- the taok1b gene encoding serine/threonine-protein kinase TAO1 encodes MPSSVRAGSLKDPDVAELFFKEDPENLFSDLREIGHGSFGAVYFARDVRTNEVVAIKKMSYSGKQSNEKWQDIIKEVKFLQRIRHPNSIEYKGCYLREHTAWLVMEYCLGSASDLLEVHKKPLQEVEIAAITHGALQGLAYLHSHNMIHRDVKAGNILLTEPGQVKLADFGSASIASPANSFVGTPYWMAPEVILAMDEGQYDGKVDVWSLGITCIELAEKKPPLFNMNAMSALYHIAQNESPTLQSSEWTDYFRNFIDSCLQKNPQDRPHSDDMLGHAFLQRERPDSVLMDLIQRTKDAVRELDNLQYRKVKKILLQEAHNGPTTETQDGDEDLELGGGRTGTVNSVGSNQSIPSMSISASSQSSSVNSLNEAAQDSRSELDLMDGDHTVMSNSSVIHVKPEEEESLSGEQAASSQPTEPQPAPAQAPRKHYRNREHFATIRTASLVTREMQEHEQDSELREQMSGYKRMRRQHQKHLMALENKLKGEMDEHRLRLDKELESLRNNFTQEMEKLLKKHQAALEKDLKTFANDEKKFQQHIQVQQKKELSSFLESQKREYKLRKEQLKEELSENQSTPKKEKQEWLSKQKENIQHFQAEEEANLLRRQRQYLELECRRFKRRILIARHNVEQDLAREELNKRQTQKDLEHAMLLRHHESMQELEFRHLATIQRARADLIRTQHQTELTNQLEYNKRRERELRRKHVMEVRLQPKSLKSKEIQIKKQFQETCKTQTRQYKALRNHLLETTPKSEHKAVLKRLKEEQTRKLAILAEQYDHSINEMLSTQALRLDEAQEGECQVLRMQLQQELELLNAYQSKIKMQTDAQHDKERRDLEQRVSLRRALLEQKIEEEMLSLQNERLERIRSLLERQAREIEAFDSESLRLGFSNMVLTNLAPDSQGGWGGGGGGGGQGGQGGSQWPGGGGGGSHHSHHQGGSSSQQPWGHPMLAGGPPPWSLHHPGGGSQRSSQGGAGGVRNSPQAMRRTSSGGRSEQGMSRSASITSQISNGSHLSYT; translated from the exons ATGCCTTCCTCTGTGAGGGCGGGGAGCCTGAAGGACCCGGACGTGGCCGAGCTGTTCTTCAAGGAAGATCCAGAGAACCTTTTCTCTGACCTCCGAGAGATTGGTCATGGCAGCTTTGGGGCTGTCTACTTC GCACGGGACGTGCGAACGAATGAGGTGGTGGCAATTAAGAAGATGTCCTACAGCGGCAAACAGTCTAACGAG AAATGGCAGGACATCATAAAGGAGGTGAAGTTTCTCCAGAGGATCCGACACCCTAACAGCATAGAATACAAAGGATGCTACCTTCGTGAGCACACAGCATGG CTGGTGATGGAGTATTGCCTTGGCTCAGCCTCCGACCTGCTTGAAG TCCATAAAAAACCTTTACAAGAAGTCGAGATTGCTGCCATTACCCATGGTGCTCTGCAGGGGCTGGCGTACCTTCACTCCCACAACATGATCCACAG gGATGTGAAAGCGGGTAACATCCTGCTGACTGAGCCTGGCCAAGTCAAGCTGGCAGACTTTGGCTCCGCCTCCATCGCCTCACCTGCCAACTCCTTTGTGGGAACGCCATActg GATGGCCCCGGAGGTGATTCTAGCTATGGACGAGGGCCAGTATGACGGGAAAGTGGACGTCTGGTCCTTAGGCATTACCTGTATAGAGTTAG CGGAGAAGAAGCCTCCATTGTTTAATATGAATGCAATGAGTGCCTTATACCACATAGCGCAGAATGAGAGCCCCACACTGCAGTCCAGTGAATG GACGGATTACTTTAGAAACTTCATCGATTCTTGCCTTCAGAAAAATCCTCAAGACAGGCCACATTCTGACGACATGTTGGGT CACGCGTTTCTCCAGCGTGAGCGTCCGGACTCCGTGTTGATGGATCTCATTCAGAGAACCAAGGATGCAGTTCGGGAGCTGGACAACCTTCAGTACCGCAAGGTGAAGAAGATCCTCCTCCAGGAGGCTCACAATGGGCCCACCACCGAAACCCAGGATGGAGATGAG GACCTGGAGCTCGGCGGAGGTCGCACAGGGACGGTGAACAGCGTCGGCAGCAACCAGTCCATCCCCAGCATGTCCATCAGCGCCAGCTCCCAGAGCAGCTCTGTCAACAGCCTGAACGAAGCGGCGCAGGACAGCCGCAGCGAGCTGGACCTGATGGACGGAGACCACACGGTCATGTCCAACAGCTCCGTGATACACGTCAAACCG gaggaagaggagagtcTCTCTGGGGAGCAGGCGGCCAGCAGTCAGCCCACCGAGCCACAGCCGGCGCCGGCTCAGGCCCCGAGGAAGCACTACCGCAACAGAGAGCACTTCGCCACCATACGCACGGCGTCACTT GTGACGCGCGAGATGCAGGAACACGAGCAGGACTCRGAGCTACGGGAGCAGATGTCGGGTTACAAACGCATGAGGCGGCAGCATCAGAAGCACCTGATGGCCCTGGAGAACAAGCTGAAAGGAGAGATGGATGAGCACCGGCTGAGGCTGGACAAGGAGCTGGAGAGCCTGAGGAACAACTTCACTCAGGAGATGGAGAAGCTGCTGAAGAAACACCAGGCCGCACTGGAGAAGGAT cTGAAGACATTTGCCAACGATGAGAAGAAGTTCCAGCAGCACATCCAGGTTCAGCAGAAGAAGGAGCTGAGCAGCTTTTTGGAGTCACAGAAGCGAGAATATAAACTACGCAAGGAGCAGCTAAAAGAG GAACTTAGCGAGAACCAGTCGACTCCCAAAAAGGAGAAGCAGGAGTGGCTGTccaagcagaaagaaaacattcagcaCTTTCAG GCGGAAGAAGAGGCCAACCTGCTGAGGAGGCAGAGGCAGTACCTGGAGCTGGAGTGTCGGCGGTTCAAACGGAGGATCCTCATTGCCAGACACAACGTGGAGCAGGATTTGGCAAGAGAG GAGCTGAACAAGCGGCAAACGCAGAAGGACCTGGAACACGCGATGCTGCTGAGGCACCATGAGTCCATGCAGGAGCTGGAGTTCAGGCACCTGGCGACCATCCAGAGGGCGCGCGCCGACCTGATCCGGACCCAGCACCAGACGGAGCTCACCAACCAGCTGGAGTACAAcaagaggagggagagggagcTGAGGCGCAAGCATGTGATGGAGGTCCGGCTGCAGCCCAAGAGCCTCAAG TCCAAGGAGATTCAGATCAAGAAGCAGTTCCAGGAGACGTGTAAGACGCAGACCCGGCAGTACAAGGCCCTCAGGAACCACCTCCTGGAGACCACGCCCAAATCTGAGCACAAGGCCGTCCTGAAGAGGCTGAAGGAGGAGCAGACCAGGAAGCTGGCCATCCTGGCCGAGCAGTACGACCACTCCATCAACGAGATGCTGTCCACCCAGGCG CTGCGGCTGGACGAGGCCCAGGAGGGCGAGTGTCAGGTTCTGAggatgcagctgcagcaggagctggagCTTCTCAACGCCTACCAGAGCAAGATCAAGATGCAGACGGACGCGCAGCACGACAAGGAGAGGCGGGACCTGGAGCAGCGGGTGTCGCTGCGGAGGGCGCTGCTGGAGCAGAAA ATTGAAGAGGAAATGCTTTCCCTCCAGAACGAGCGCTTGGAGCGAATCCGCTCGCTGCTGGAGCGCCAGGCCCGGGAGATCGAGGCCTTCGACTCGGAGTCGCTGCGGCTGGGCTTCAGCAACATGGTGCTCACCAACCTGGCCCCAGACTCCCAAGGAGGCTGGGGGGGCGGAGGCGGTGGAGGAGGCCAGGGAGGTCAGGGGGGAAGCCAGTGGCCCGGAGGCGGTGGAGGAGGCAGCCATCACAGTCACCACCAGGGGGGCTCCAGTTCGCAGCAGCCCTGGGGCCACCCCATGCTTGCAGGTGGCCCGCCGCCCTGGAGCCTCCACCATCCCGGAGGAGGGAGTCAGAGAAGTAGTCAGGGAGGCGCAGGAGGGGTGAGGAACAGCCCACAGGCTATGAGGAGGACGTCATCGGGGGGGAGGAGTGAACAGGGCATGAGCAGGAGCGCCAGCATCACCTCTCAGATCTCCAACGGTTCCCACCTGTCATACACCTAA